GTTGGTGATGGTTTTAACGAATTTGGTACTTTACCAATCTCTTTCGAAAAAATTTATGCAGAATTTAATTACGAATGGTTTTCTGGTTGGTTAGGAAAAAACACATTTCCTTTCGAAAAACAACATGAATTATTTTGGAGTGATAATGTTTTTCCGGAAGGAATTTCTTTAAGCGGAAAATTTGCTTTCAATAATAATATTATTCAGTCTTTAAAAATAAATACGGGTCATTTTATCATGAGAACAAACGGGACTTCTTTAGATTCTGATGGATATTTCCAAGGTTTTCAAATTGTTACAACACATTTAGACAAGATACTTCTACTTAATCCAAGTTTTTATAACTTTAAAAACATACCTAACATTCCTGATGGAAACGAAACTTTTACAATGAATTATGCGATTGTTCATCTTGGTACAAAAGTTCAAATCAATAAAAATTCTAACATATCAGTAGGATTTGATTTTTATCAAAATATTGAAGATTACAATAACATAAACACTATTTCACAAGAATATAAAAATCAAAAAAACGGATTTGTTGCAAATATTAGCGTGGGTAAATTAGCGAAAAAGGGAGATTGGACGTTTAAACTAACACATACTTATTTAGAAAAATATGCTGCAGTAGACTTTTTTGCTCAAAATGATTGGGCAAGATGGGATTATTCATCACAAGGTTCACCTGACGGAAGATTAACTAATTTTAAAGGATTTGAATTAATGGCAGGATATTCTCTTGGTAAAAAAATGAACTTAAAAATAAGATGTTTTAAAGTAGATCAAATTAAATCTCTTACTACTGTTAAAGAAAATGGAAATCGAATTCGAATTGATTTTAATATCGGATTCTAAAAATTCATTACAACTCCAAAACTTTGTGGAGTAAATTGTAAATCCCAAGCTATTTTTTTTGCTTTCCGTTTGTCATTATATTTCTCGTCGTATTTTCTATCTAAATATTTATCTATTGCTTCCACAATAAAAATACTTAAAGCTGTAGAAAAAACTACATCAGAAACCCAATGAAAACGATCTACAATTCTGGCAAAACCAGGTATAGAACCTACTGTGTATAAACCTGCTTTTATCCAAGGATTATCGAAATGTTTTGCAAGAATATAGGCATTTGTAAAACCTAACATTACGTGTCCTGAAGGAAAAGAATCGTAATTAAAAACTCTATCAAAATGCAACGGATCAAATGTACTTTTACCAACATTTGCTTTTGGTCTTGCACGACCAATAAGTCTTTTAGATACTTGTTGTAATAAACCAGAAGCTGAAGCTGAAGAAATTAATAAAACTCCTGTTCTTCTTAATTTTGGATTTTTAGTTAACAAACCCGTTACATAAACAGCGCCTGTTAGCATAAAATTATTGTTAGGACTTCCATATTCATTTCCATAATCTGCTAACCAACGAGGAACATTTCCCCTCCAGTTGTTTGCCCAATTATCAATATGATCATCAACCAAATACAAAGCTGAAGTTCCTGCAGCAACATATCCTAAATTAGCAAATTGATTACTTTTCCAATGTAAAGGTCTGCTATAAGCATAGCCCATTCCTCCTGCCATGTTACCTAAATCATAGGTAAGTGCTTGCCATAAATTTCTATCTTTTTTAAAATCGATAGAAATTTTCTGATTTTGATGAAGAGTTTTCGTTTGCGTTTGAGTCTGACTTTGAGTCATAAAAAACGCAAAAAGAAACATTAAAGAAAATAGACTTTTTTTCATTTTTCTTATAATTAGTTTAAAAAACTAGAAACTTCAGCGTAAAATTGCTTCGGATTTTCGGCATGCAACCAATGACCTGCATTATTTATTTCAACAATTTTAGAATTCGGAAAATGCGCTTCTATAATTGACTCTTCGTTTTGAGTAATATAATCAGATTTAGAACCTTTTAAAAACAATGTTTCATTCTCAAAAACTGTAAAAGAAGGTAAAGCATCTCCAACTTCCGGGTTGTTTTCTGTTAACGATTCTAAGTTAAATCTGTAATCTAATTGTCCTTTTTCTTTCCAATAAACATTCTTCAACAAAAACTGACGAACACCTAAATCTGGAATTAACTCAGATAGTTTTTTATCAACCAAAGTTCTAGTATTCTGAACAGAAAAATCGATAGAATTTAAACCTGCTAAAATTGCATTATGATGTGGTTGATACATTCTTGGAGAAATATCTACAATAATTAGTTTTTCTACCAATTCAGGATACGTTACAGCAAATAACATTGCTGTTTTCCCTCCCATAGAATGCCCAATTAAATAAACTTTTTCTAATTGATGATACTCAATATAATTGTGTAAATCTTCAACTAAAACTTCATAATTAAATTCATCTTCATGAAAACTACGTCCGTGATTTCGTTGGTCTATTAAATGAACTTCATAATTTTCCGAAAACTGATTCCCTAAAGATTTCCAATTATCAGACATTCCAAAATATCCATGTAATATTAAAAGAGGTTTTCCCTCTCCTTTTATTGTTGAATGTAAAATTTTATTAGACATTTAGATTATTAGAATTTTGGATTATTAGATTTCTCAATCGCTTAAAAAAGCTCATTTCGAAATGACAACTGTGACTGAATATTGTTAATTTCACCACATAGAAACATAGAAAACATAGTTTTGTTGTGGACTGAAACTGAAAACTGCTACTGCTTACTGAAAACTATTTTAAACGATGCAAATACATATTCACAACATTCTCTAAACCTAAATACAAACTTTCAGCAATAAGTGCGTGTCCGATAGAAACTTCAGCCAAATTAGGAATATTCTCTTTAAAGAATTTAATGTTTTCTAAACTTAAATCATGACCTGCATTAATACCTAAACCTAATTCATGAGCTAAAATTGCAGCTTCAGTATATGGTTTTACTGCATTTTTGTTACCTAAATCGAATTGTGTAGCAAAATCTTCTGTATACAATTCAATTCTATCTGCTCCTGTTTTTGCAGCAGCTTCTATCAACTTTGCATCAGTATCAATAAAAATTGAAGTTCTAATTCCGTTTTGTTGAAATTCCTTAATTACTTCTTGTAAAAAAGATTGGTGAGTAATTGTGTCCCATCCAGCATTAGACGTAATTGCATTTACAGCATCTGGCACCAAAGTAACTTGTGTTGGCTTAACTTCTAAAACCAAATCCATAAAAGATTTAATAGGATTTCCTTCAATATTATATTCTGTTATTACAATATTTTTTAAATCTCTTGCGTCTTGATAACGAATATGTCTTTCATCTGGTCTTGGGTGAATTGTGATTCCCTGGGCACCAAATTCTTCAATATCACTTGCAACTTTTAATAAATTAGGTACGTTTCCGCCACGAGAATTTCTTAAAGTTGCTATTTTATTAATATTTACACTTAACTTTGTCATTGTCTAAAATTAGGCTGCAAATATAATTTATTAAATCATTTTATCCTATATTCGTAAAGCATGAATATGAATGAATACATATTAGAAGAAATAAAACCACTTCGATTAAAAGATCTAGTAAAAAGAGCTCAAAAAGTGTTTAAAAACTATCCTATTACCCATTTTCCGGTAATTGAGGATAATAAACTACTTGGTTCTTTTGCTGAAGAAGATATTCAAACAATAGAAAACAAAGAAGATGAATTAATTGGTTATGCGCATTTATTAAATTCATTTTTTGCAGATGAAAAAGCAACTGTTTTAGAATTGTTAAAGATTTTTGCTGATAATGACACCAACATCATTCCTATTTTAAATGAGCATAAAGATTACATTGGTTATTTTGATTTACGCGATGTTTTAGATGTTTTTTCTACAAGTCCTTTTATGATTGAAGAAAGTGAAACTTTAATTATAGAAAAAATAAGAAATGATTATTCTATGAGTCAAGTTGTTCAAATTATAGAATCTAATGGAGGAGAGTTATTAGGCTTGTATATTTCAGAAAAAAAAGCAGATATTATTCAAGTTACGATAAAAGTGATTTCGGATGAAATAAACGAAATCATGCAAACTTTTAGAAGATATGATTATAAAATTATATCTATGCATGAGAATGATATTTATTTAGAAGATTTAAAAAATAGATCTGAATATTTACAGAAATATTTAGAAATGTAAACTTCCTAGAGGTTTTAAGTAAAACATTATATATTGAAAAAAGCAGCAATTTACGGTCAATCTTACGCAATTTCATCAGAAAAGGAAATTAAAACTTTATTAGACGTTTTAGAAAAAAATAAGATTGATTTCTACATAGAAAGTGAATTTTATAATCTTTTAGTAAAAAGTAACGCTTTAGAAGACATCTATAAATCATTTGTTAGTTTTAATGATTTAGATAGTTCTTTCGATATTATGTTTACAATTGGTGGAGATGGAACTTTTTTACGTTCTGTAACACATATTAGAGATTTAGATATTCCTATTTTAGGGATAAATACAGGAAGATTAGGTTTTTTAGCCATTGTGGCCAAAGATGTTATAGAAGAAAGTATTGAATTAGTTATTAATGGCGATTTTACAATTCAAGAAAGAACCCTTATATCTGTAAGAACAGAACCAAAAACTAAAGATTTTTCTGAGTTAAACTTTGCTTTAAACGAAGTTACTATTGCAAAGAAAAATACAACTTCTATGATTGGTGTAAAAACCAATTTAAACGGAGAATACCTTACCAACTATTGGGCAGATGGTTTAATTATTGCAACTCCCACAGGATCTACAGGTTATTCTTTAAGTTGTAATGGCCCTGTTATTTTACCCGATTCAAAAAACCTAGTGATAACACCAATTGCTCCTCATAACTTAAATGCAAGACCAATGGTAATTTCTGATGAAACTAAAATAGAGTTAGCGGTAGATTCTAGAGAAAAAAGTTTCTTAATCTCTTTAGACTCAAGAGTTACTACTGTACCTAAAGAAACTAAAATTTTTATCGAAAAGACCGATTTTACAATTAAAAGCATTTTACCGAAGAACCAATCATTTTTAAAGACATTAAGAAGTAAATTATTGTGGGGAGAAGACATTAGAAACAAAACTAATCTTTAAACTATTTCTTGCAATATTTATTAAAAAAAGTTGTTATTCAAAAAAGACTGATTATTAACTTTATAAAGCAAATTGAAATTTCTATATTTGCTCGCTATTTTTAGAATGAAAAAAAATATACTATTTTTTGTATTTGCAAGTTTCACCTCAATCTTATTGGGGCAACTTCATGAAGTTGGGATCTCTTTGGGTGGCTCAAACTATGTAGGTGATATTGGAGCAAATAATTATTTTTCTCCAAACAAACCAGCAGGAGCTGTTTTTTACAAATACAATTGGAATCCTAGAATTGCATTAAGAGCAACTTATAGCTACTTACCAATATCTGGAAATGACTTAGATGCAGATACAGCTTTTAGAAAAAATAGAGCAATTAACTTTTCAAATACAATTAATGAAATTGCTGTAGGATTTGAGTATAATTTTTATGAGTATGATTTATCTTCAGATGATAAAAATTGGACTCCTTACTTACTTTTTGAATTAGTTGGTTTTAATTATACAAACGTAAAATCTCATTCTGCTTCAGGGCAATTAGTTAAAGGAAATAAAACTTCATATGCTATTCCTTTCGGAATTGGATATAAGTCTAAATTATATGGTACTTTAGCCTTCGCTATTGAAGCAAAATTTAGATATACTTTTGAAGACGATTTAGACTTTACAAATAACGAAACACCTAATGTAAATTTAGAAGGTATAGGAAATGATTGGTATATGTTTACCGGTTTTTCTTTAATTTACACTTTTGGTAGACCAGCTTGTTACACAAACGGATTATAAATATTATGGACAAAAAACTACTTATCGATTTACAAAGAACCCCTAAGCATGTTGCTATTATTATGGATGGTAATGGGCGTTGGGCAAAAGGTAAAGGGATGAATAGAATTTTTGGACACAGAAACGCATTAACAGCTGTAAGAGAATCTGTTAAAGCAGCATCACAAGTAAATGTTGAAGCAGTTACTTTATATGCTTTTTCTACAGAAAATTGGAATCGACCTAAACTAGAAGTAGATGCTTTAATGAGTTTACTTATTAATTCTTTGAAAAAAGAATTACCCGATTTTATGAAAAACGGTGTAAAAGTTAATTCTATTGGAGCTATTGAAACTTTACCAAAAAAGGCTCAAAAGGTTTTAGCTGATGTTATATCTCAAACAAAAAACAATACAAAAATTGTTTTAACTTTTGCTTTAAGTTATGGCTCTAGGGAAGAAATTGTTAACACTATTAAAAAGATATCTAAAAAAGTTGTTAATAAAGAGCTAAATATAGAAGAAATTGATGAAAATACTATAAATAACCATTTATATACGTTTAATTTGCCCGACGTTGATTTAATGATAAGAACTAGTGGAGAACAACGCATTAGTAATTTCTTATTATGGCAAATGGCATATGCCGAATTATATTTTACAAATATACTTTGGCCAGATTTTAGAGAAGAGCATTTTTATGATGCAATTATAGATTATCAGAATAGAGAACGAAGATTTGGAAAAACAAGCGAACAAATTACAGAATAAATTTTTTATGAAATTATTTTCTGCTACAATAATGTTAATAGCATTATTTTTCAATTTTAGTGCAACTGCACAAACACAAAAAGATAGTTTATCAATTGTAAAAAAAGATACTATTCCTGTCAATAACGCTTCCTTTGAAAAAGGTAAAGAATATATTCTAGGAGGGATTACTGTTACTGGTTTAAAGAAATTTAGCGAAGAAACTGTTCGTGTTTTTACAGGATTAAGAAACGGACAACTTATAAAACTTCCAGGAGACAAACTTACAAGTGCTATAAAAAAGCTTTACGAAAGTAAACAGTTTAGCAACGTAGACGTTTATCTTGCAAGATTAGATAACAACACTGTATACCTACTATTTGATGTATTAGAATTACCTCAGTTAAACAACATAAAACTTACAGGAATTAAAAAAGGTAAGGCAAAAGAACTTATAAAAGATGCTGAATTAAAAACGGGTGCAATGGTTACAGACAACCTTATTGTTACTACAAAAAACTACTTCACAAAAAAATATACAGATAAAGGTTTCCTTAAAACCAAAGTTAGTTTAGATGTTAAAAGCGACACATCAGACGTTAACATCGTTAATATGGCTATTTTTATTGACAAAGGTGCCAAAATTAAAATTAAAGACATAATTTTTACAGGTAACAAAGCGCTTTCAGGGAAAAAACTGAGAAAGGCGATGAAGAATACCAAAGAAAAATTTATGGGTCGTTTTTGGAAAGGATCAAAATATATAGAAGAAGATTACCAAGAAGATTTAGAAAGCATTTTAGATATTTATAGTAGATTAGGTTATAGAGATGCTCGTATTCTCAGTGATGGAATTTCTTGGAATGATGATAATACAATCAACATTAATTTAGATTTAGAAGAAGGAAGACAATACCGATTTTCTGAAATATTATTTGTTGGTAATAAAGAATACTCAGACGAACAACTTCAAAGATATTTAAAAATTGAAAAAGGAGATGTTTACAATGCTGCTGTTTTAAAAGAACGTGTTAAAGGAGATGGAAGCCCTACTTCTCAAGATATTTCTACATTATACCAAGATAACGGATTCTTATTTTCTTCTGTAGATGCAATTGAAACTAGAGTTAAAAATGATTCTATTACTGTAGAAATTAGAGTAAGAGAAGATGAAAAAGCGCGTATAAAGAAGGTAACTGTTTCTGGTAATGAAAAAACAAATGACCATGTTCTTTTTAGAGAATTAAGAGTTAAGCCAGGTGATTTATTTAGTAGAAGTGCAATTATTAGATCTATTAGAGAAATTGGTCAATTAGGTTTCTTTGACACAAATGTAACGCCAGACGTTATTCCTGATTATCAAAATAAAACTGCAGATATCGATTTTACAGTTGTAGAAAAAGGTGGAAGTCAGATAGAACTACAAGGTGGTTATGGTGGTGGATCTTTCATTGGTACTTTAGGTTTATCTTTTAATAACTTCTCAATCAAAAATATTTTTAATAAAGAAGCATACAAACCATTACCTATGGGAGATGGTCAAACCTTATCTTTAAGATTACAAACAAGTAGAACATATAGTACATATAGCTTTTCATTTACAGAACCTTGGTTAGGAGGTAAAAAACCAAAATCATTATCTTTTTCTGTATATTCTTCTAATCAATATCAATTAGATTATACAACTTATGATGTTGATAAAAGTAAAAGCTTAAGTATTATTGGAGCTTCTGTAGGTCTTGGAGAACGTTTACAATGGCCCGATGATTATTTTCAATTATCACAAACAATAGGTTATCAAGCTTTAAAATCTAATGATTATAGTTTTGGATTAGCTGGTTTGAACTTAAATAACGGAACCTTAAATAATTTATCTTACAACATTTCTTTATCAAGAAATTCTGCAGGACCAAGTTTAATTTTCCCAACTTATGGTTCAGAATTTTCTATAGGTGCTAAAGCAACTTTTCCATATTCTTTATTGAGTGATAAAGACTATTCTGATCCAGATTTAGATGCTACAGAAAAATATAAATGGTTAGAATACTATAAATTGAATTTTAAAGGAAAATGGTATACTGCTTTTACTGACAAATTAGTTTTAATGACTAATGCAGAATTAGGATACTTAGGACATTATAATAGTGAACTTGGTGACACACCAGTTGAACGCTATTTTGTTGGAGGTGATGGTATTGCTGCATATCAATTAGATGGTAGAGAAACAGTAGGATTAAGAGGTTACGAAAATAGTGGATTATCATCTACATATGGAGGAACAATGTATAACAAATTTCAGCTTGAACTTCGTTATTCTATCACTGATGCTCCTTCAGCATCTATCTACACATTAGGTTTTTTAGAAGCTGGTAATTCTTATGACAATTTTAACGAATATAACCCGTTTGACTTAAAACGTTCAGCTGGAGTTGGTGTAAGAATCTTTATGCCTGCATTTGGTTTATTAGGTATAGATTTCGCACATGGTTTTGATCCTTTACCTGGACAAACTGTTAAATCTGGTTGGCAAACACACTTTATTATTGGAAAACAATTCTAAAAAAACTGTAACACTGTAAGGAAAAAGTTTTTTTGGCACGGTTTTTTCTAAATACATTATACAAATGAAAAAAATATTTTTATTAGTCGTTCTTTTATTTAGTGTTACTTTTTCTTGGTCGCAAAGAAATCAAATAATTGCTTATATAGATATGGAGTATATTCTAGAAAATGTTCCAGAATATCTTGAAGCTCAAAACACTCTTGATGCAAAAATTGCAAAGTGGAGAAAAAAATTAGATGATCAAGGAAGACATATAGAAATTTTAAAAACAGATTTAGCAAACGAAAAAGCGATTCTAACAAAAGATTTAATTGAAGAAAAAGAAGAAGAGATTAATTTAAAACAAGTAGAATTAAGAAGACTTGAATCTTTATACTTTGGACCTAAGGGAGATATGTTTTCAGTGAGAAAACAATTGGTAAAGCCAATTCAGGATCAAGTTTACAATGCTATTCAAAGTATTTCTAAAAGAAAAAAATATGATTTCGTTTTTGATAAATCTAGTGACTTAGTCATGCTTTTTTCAAATAAAAAATACGATATTAGCGACCTTGTTTTAGCAACTATAGATCGTACACGATTAGTAGATAGTAAAAAGAAGAAAAAGAGCGAGAAGAATAATAAAAAAGTTATTCCTAAAAAAGAATTAACAAGTAAGCAAAAAGAAGTAGTTACTAAAAAAGAAGATGCTAAAGCAAAGAAAATTGCTGCTGCTGAAGCAAAAAAGAAACTAATAGCAGAAAAAAGAGAAGCATTATTAAAAAAACGTGAAGCAGCTAGACAACTTTTACGTGATAAAAAAGAAGCTTTAAGAAAGAAAAAAGAACAAGAACAAAAAGACAAGAATAATAATTAAATCAAAACAAGAATGAAAAATTTTAAAACGTTACTATTAATTGCTGTATTTACTCTAGGAGTAGCTGGTGTTTCAAATGCACAAAAAGTAGGTCATATAGACTTCGAAAAATTAGTGTCAGAAATGCCACAAACAAAAACATTAAAATCTAATATGGAAAAGCTTGGTAAAACTTACCAAGATGATATAGAAGGTATGGGAAAGAAGATTGAAGCTACACAGAAAAAATATATGGCTGAATCTAAAACTCAAACAAATCAAACGAACGAGGCAAGAGCTAAAGAACTTCAAATTGAAGCAGGGAAATTAGAACAATTAAGAAAAACTGCTTACCAAGACATGCAAAACAGACAAAACGCTGGTTTACAGCCTATTATTGAGAAAGCTCAAAAAGCTATCGAAGATGTAGCAGCTACTAAAGGTATTTTATATGTATTAGATGCTTCTGTAGGTAAAGGTTTATTAGTGAAAAAAGGTGAAGACATTTACAATGCTGTAAAAACTAAATTAGGTTTTTAAGATTACTACTTAATAATAAAACTAAAACCTACTGAAATTCAGTAGGTTTTTTTATTTTTACAATATATGGTAAAACTCAATAAATTTCCTATAGGTATATTCGACTCTGGTGTTGGTGGAACCTCTATTTGGAAAGAAATTAACGCACTTTTACCATTAGAGAATACTATTTACTTATCAGATAGTAAAAATGCTCCTTATGGGGATAAGAGCAAACACGCAATCATAAATTTAGCTATTAAAAATACTGAATTTTTACTAAAACAAAATTGTAAAATTATTGTAGTTGCCTGTAATACTGCAACTACAAATGCTATTAAAGTTTTAAGAGAAAATTACGATGTTCCTTTTATAGGAATAGAACCTGCTATTAAACCTGCTGCATTGCAAACTAAAACCAATACAATTGGTATACTTGCCACTGAAGGTACATTAAATAGCGAATTATTTGAAAAAACTTCAAGTTCTATCAATCAAAAAATTATAAGAAAGGAAATTATTGGTAAAGGTTTAGTTGAACTTATTGAAAAAGGAAAATTATATTCTGATGAAATGACAAAACTGCTTTCGTCATATATTAAACCTTTAATAAAAGCAGATGTAGATTGTTTAGTTTTAGGTTGTACTCATTACCCATACTTAATTCCACAAATTAGAAAACTAGTTGGAGATAGAATGCAAATTATAGATTCGGGTGAAGCTGTTGCAAAACAAACTAAGGCAATTTTAAAGAAGCATCAATTGATCAACAATACAAAAGAAAATAGTACGCATCAATTTTATATCAACAAAGACAGAAAAGTATTACAAATGTTAATTTCAAATACTAATAACAAAGTAGAAATTATAGAAGAAAGTTTTTAAAAACCTCCAAAAACAGAATTGATATTAGGACAAGCTGCTCCCCTTTGCTTTCTAGTCCATAAATTAATACCTACAGAAATTTGATGAAATCCTGAGCTTGTTAATACGGTATCATTCATCTGATTAGTGTAAGTATATGAAAACATAAGGTTATCATAGTTTAAACCTATTATTGGTGATATAAACTGAGCATTATCAATAGCATTTGTATCAAAACTTTTTCTATAAGACAATGCCGCCCAAATTTGAGTTTCTGAAAAAGTTTTATATGCTTTAATATTAAAGTCAGCTATTCTTTGACCAGTACTTTCTCTTAACTGAACCATTAAAGAAGGTTCTAACTGAATGTAATTGTCTTCACCATAATAATACCCTGCTGAGAAAATATAGTTTCTTAAATCTAAAGGTTCTTGAACATTTAAATTATTTTTTGCAGTAAGTAATAAATTTTTTACTGTAAAATAAGAAGAAAAACCTCCTTTGTGGTAAGCAACACTAAAATCTGCATTATAATAACTTGTACTTTGTATAATTGCTGCAACATCATCATTACCAAAAGATCTTTGATCTGCTTGATTTTGAACAAAAGTAAATCCCAAACCAAAAGAAAGTTGCTCAAAAAGACGACCATCACTTAATGGTAAATGATAAGAATATGTACCTTGAACACCTTTTTGTGAATGATAACCGTTTTTATCATTAAATAAGATAAAACCATAACCCGCTTTAGATTCTTCACTGAATTTTGTATGAAAACTTAATGTTTGCAAAGCAGGTGCATCTGGTATACCAGCCCACTGTTGTCTTGCAGTCATACGAAGTTTACTTGAGTTACCTATACCTGCTGCAGATGGATGTACCAAAAACACATTATCAGATAAATAATCTTGATATATAGGTAAAGTTTCTTGAGAATAATTTTTAAAAGAAAAAAATAAAACACAGAAAAAACAGAATCGAACGTAATTTAACTTCATTAAAGTGATATTATTTTTAAGGTCATCAAATATATCGTTTTTCTTATAATAAATACTTTGCATCTTAAAGATTTAACATTGTATTTAAACAATT
The window above is part of the Polaribacter sp. SA4-12 genome. Proteins encoded here:
- a CDS encoding OmpH family outer membrane protein; protein product: MKKIFLLVVLLFSVTFSWSQRNQIIAYIDMEYILENVPEYLEAQNTLDAKIAKWRKKLDDQGRHIEILKTDLANEKAILTKDLIEEKEEEINLKQVELRRLESLYFGPKGDMFSVRKQLVKPIQDQVYNAIQSISKRKKYDFVFDKSSDLVMLFSNKKYDISDLVLATIDRTRLVDSKKKKKSEKNNKKVIPKKELTSKQKEVVTKKEDAKAKKIAAAEAKKKLIAEKREALLKKREAARQLLRDKKEALRKKKEQEQKDKNNN
- a CDS encoding OmpH family outer membrane protein, yielding MKNFKTLLLIAVFTLGVAGVSNAQKVGHIDFEKLVSEMPQTKTLKSNMEKLGKTYQDDIEGMGKKIEATQKKYMAESKTQTNQTNEARAKELQIEAGKLEQLRKTAYQDMQNRQNAGLQPIIEKAQKAIEDVAATKGILYVLDASVGKGLLVKKGEDIYNAVKTKLGF
- the murI gene encoding glutamate racemase: MVKLNKFPIGIFDSGVGGTSIWKEINALLPLENTIYLSDSKNAPYGDKSKHAIINLAIKNTEFLLKQNCKIIVVACNTATTNAIKVLRENYDVPFIGIEPAIKPAALQTKTNTIGILATEGTLNSELFEKTSSSINQKIIRKEIIGKGLVELIEKGKLYSDEMTKLLSSYIKPLIKADVDCLVLGCTHYPYLIPQIRKLVGDRMQIIDSGEAVAKQTKAILKKHQLINNTKENSTHQFYINKDRKVLQMLISNTNNKVEIIEESF
- a CDS encoding PorP/SprF family type IX secretion system membrane protein encodes the protein MQSIYYKKNDIFDDLKNNITLMKLNYVRFCFFCVLFFSFKNYSQETLPIYQDYLSDNVFLVHPSAAGIGNSSKLRMTARQQWAGIPDAPALQTLSFHTKFSEESKAGYGFILFNDKNGYHSQKGVQGTYSYHLPLSDGRLFEQLSFGLGFTFVQNQADQRSFGNDDVAAIIQSTSYYNADFSVAYHKGGFSSYFTVKNLLLTAKNNLNVQEPLDLRNYIFSAGYYYGEDNYIQLEPSLMVQLRESTGQRIADFNIKAYKTFSETQIWAALSYRKSFDTNAIDNAQFISPIIGLNYDNLMFSYTYTNQMNDTVLTSSGFHQISVGINLWTRKQRGAACPNINSVFGGF